The Carnobacterium mobile DSM 4848 genome includes a window with the following:
- the rpsU gene encoding 30S ribosomal protein S21, translating to MSKTVIKKNESLDDALRRFKRSVSKTGTLQEARKREFYEKPSVKRKKKSEAARKRKF from the coding sequence ATGTCAAAAACAGTTATTAAGAAAAATGAATCTCTTGATGATGCTCTTCGTCGCTTCAAACGCTCCGTTTCTAAAACTGGTACTTTGCAAGAAGCCCGTAAACGCGAATTCTACGAAAAACCAAGTGTGAAACGTAAGAAGAAATCTGAGGCAGCTAGAAAACGTAAGTTCTAA
- a CDS encoding pyruvate, water dikinase regulatory protein, which yields MEKKEKINLYIISDSVGGTANTLGQAAMAQFPEVEANVSAYPFIRGEDTLRSILEKAKKDNALIVHTLISSDLSEIIADYCQEHHLFCFDVLNPVVKEIERRTHTHPLKKPGILHQLNDNYFDRISAIEFAVKYDDGRDPKGFLEADIVLLGISRTSKTPLSMFLANQNYKVANLPLVPEAHIPDLLWKVDPKKIVGLTNDRSVLNSIRRERMITYGLNPETGYSKIDRIDEELAFAQELYQKLDCLVINVATKSIEETAAIIVNTLQLDRKKQSF from the coding sequence ATGGAAAAAAAAGAGAAAATCAATTTATATATTATTTCCGATTCTGTCGGAGGAACCGCAAATACTTTAGGGCAGGCGGCTATGGCACAATTCCCAGAGGTTGAGGCAAATGTCTCTGCTTATCCATTTATTCGAGGGGAAGATACTCTTCGTTCAATACTGGAGAAAGCCAAAAAAGATAATGCCTTAATTGTACATACTCTGATTTCATCTGATTTAAGTGAAATCATAGCTGATTATTGTCAAGAGCACCATTTATTTTGTTTTGATGTGTTAAACCCTGTAGTTAAGGAAATTGAACGTCGGACTCATACACACCCTTTAAAAAAACCAGGGATACTCCATCAGTTGAATGATAATTATTTTGATCGTATTAGTGCAATTGAATTTGCTGTAAAGTATGATGATGGTCGTGATCCTAAGGGTTTTTTAGAAGCAGATATTGTTTTACTTGGTATTTCAAGGACTTCAAAAACTCCATTAAGTATGTTTTTAGCTAACCAAAATTATAAAGTTGCTAATCTTCCGCTTGTTCCTGAAGCTCATATCCCTGATTTATTATGGAAAGTAGATCCAAAAAAAATTGTAGGATTAACAAATGATCGAAGTGTTTTAAATTCTATTCGACGTGAACGAATGATCACATATGGGTTAAATCCAGAAACTGGTTATTCAAAAATTGATCGAATTGACGAAGAACTCGCTTTTGCACAAGAATTGTATCAAAAGCTGGATTGCTTAGTGATCAACGTAGCGACTAAATCGATTGAAGAAACAGCAGCTATTATCGTTAATACGTTACAGCTTGATCGTAAGAAACAAAGTTTTTAA
- a CDS encoding LemA family protein, with translation MKKGMKITIGIIAALIILAVPFISSYNNLVKEESNVDVAWSQVESQLQRRNDLIPNLVNSVKGAMNQEQDVFGEIADARAKLGGADTVEEQIDANNDMSSALSRLLVVVENYPELKSNENVTALMDELAGTENRVAVERQRYNEAVQGYNNRVRRFPGSIIANMTGFEKKPYFKAVEGAETAPEVNFE, from the coding sequence ATGAAAAAAGGTATGAAGATCACCATAGGGATTATTGCTGCGCTAATTATTTTAGCTGTTCCCTTTATCAGTTCATATAACAATTTAGTGAAAGAAGAAAGTAATGTAGATGTAGCATGGTCACAAGTTGAATCTCAATTGCAACGTCGAAACGATTTGATCCCAAATTTAGTTAATTCGGTTAAAGGAGCCATGAACCAAGAACAAGATGTTTTTGGAGAAATAGCTGATGCACGGGCTAAATTAGGCGGAGCGGATACTGTCGAAGAACAAATTGATGCCAATAATGATATGAGCTCCGCTTTGTCAAGATTATTAGTTGTCGTAGAAAATTATCCAGAACTGAAATCCAATGAAAATGTTACAGCGTTAATGGATGAATTGGCAGGAACTGAAAACAGAGTGGCCGTAGAAAGACAACGCTACAATGAAGCTGTTCAAGGCTACAACAATCGTGTGAGACGTTTTCCAGGCTCTATCATTGCTAATATGACTGGTTTTGAAAAGAAACCTTATTTTAAAGCTGTAGAAGGTGCAGAAACAGCACCGGAAGTGAATTTTGAATAA
- a CDS encoding GatB/YqeY domain-containing protein has translation MSLLTTINEDIKTAMKAKDKETLAVLRMLKAAFQNEQIKTGKELSEDEELTLLSREMKQRRESLAEFQQAGREDLVEQTQEAIKIVEKYLPQQLTEDELHTIVSEAIAKVNATSMKDFGKVMGVVMPMTKGKADGNEINRLVKEQLN, from the coding sequence TTGTCACTTCTAACAACCATAAACGAAGATATTAAAACAGCTATGAAAGCTAAAGATAAAGAAACTTTAGCCGTTTTGCGTATGCTAAAAGCTGCATTCCAAAATGAACAAATTAAAACTGGTAAAGAATTGAGTGAGGATGAAGAATTAACACTTCTTTCTCGCGAAATGAAACAACGTCGCGAATCTCTTGCAGAATTTCAACAGGCTGGTCGTGAAGATCTCGTTGAACAAACACAAGAGGCTATCAAAATCGTTGAAAAATATTTACCTCAACAACTTACTGAAGACGAATTGCATACAATTGTTTCTGAAGCTATTGCTAAAGTCAATGCGACATCAATGAAAGATTTTGGTAAAGTCATGGGTGTAGTTATGCCGATGACAAAAGGTAAGGCTGATGGAAACGAAATCAATCGTCTAGTTAAAGAACAGTTAAACTGA
- a CDS encoding TPM domain-containing protein, protein MKKNWESKTIFYFFSMISLALLYFIPLNVNAAPNYPDPSKAFYVYDEANLLSQDTEKFMIDVNKHYEDTTEQPQIVVATVNSLEGDTIENYSEKLFKKWGIGGEKLDNGVLILLSAQEREIRFEVGYGLEGALTDSGTGDILDRNIEDMKNNNFDTALKNVFTETAVKVNKEYQFDNDVIFSGYQVDDTDYDDEEGTGFPAILIILFIFFFASSFFGGGGGSGGPGGRRSRSVLPFLIGMSGGSRGGRGGFGGGGFGGGGFGGGGGFGGGGSSGGGGSSRGF, encoded by the coding sequence GTGAAAAAAAATTGGGAAAGCAAAACGATTTTTTATTTCTTCAGTATGATCAGTTTAGCTCTTCTTTATTTTATCCCGTTAAACGTAAACGCAGCTCCAAACTATCCTGATCCATCTAAGGCATTTTATGTCTATGATGAAGCAAATTTACTCTCACAAGATACAGAAAAATTTATGATTGATGTAAATAAACACTATGAAGATACGACAGAACAGCCGCAAATTGTAGTGGCGACAGTAAACAGCCTTGAAGGTGATACCATTGAAAATTATAGTGAGAAACTGTTTAAAAAATGGGGTATCGGCGGAGAAAAATTAGATAATGGAGTATTGATATTACTCTCAGCTCAAGAACGTGAAATCCGTTTTGAGGTCGGTTATGGATTGGAAGGCGCATTAACAGATAGTGGTACAGGTGATATCTTAGATCGTAATATCGAAGATATGAAAAATAATAATTTTGATACAGCTTTAAAGAATGTTTTTACAGAAACAGCAGTAAAAGTGAATAAAGAATATCAATTTGACAATGACGTCATCTTTTCAGGTTACCAAGTAGATGATACAGATTATGACGATGAAGAGGGAACAGGCTTTCCAGCTATCTTGATTATTTTGTTCATTTTCTTTTTTGCTAGTAGCTTTTTCGGAGGAGGCGGCGGAAGCGGAGGTCCAGGAGGACGCCGTTCTCGTAGTGTATTGCCTTTTCTCATCGGAATGTCCGGAGGAAGCCGTGGAGGACGCGGCGGATTCGGCGGTGGTGGATTCGGAGGAGGCGGCTTTGGCGGCGGCGGAGGTTTCGGCGGTGGCGGAAGCTCAGGTGGCGGCGGTTCAAGTCGCGGATTTTAG
- a CDS encoding Fur family transcriptional regulator: MTAVEKAISVLKDHGFKYTDKREQILSIFVNEDRYLTAKDIHLLLKEKFPTISYDTIYRNLYTFVELDVLEETELNGEKMFRFGCLHQGHHHHFICTSCGMTKNIEMCPMDFFEEQLTGCEIDSHRFEIFGKCENCVKN; encoded by the coding sequence ATGACTGCAGTTGAAAAGGCCATTAGTGTATTAAAGGATCATGGATTCAAATATACCGACAAACGAGAACAAATATTGTCTATTTTTGTAAATGAAGATCGTTATTTAACAGCAAAAGATATTCATTTATTATTAAAAGAAAAGTTTCCGACAATCAGTTACGATACCATTTACCGAAACTTATATACATTTGTTGAGTTGGATGTCCTAGAAGAGACGGAACTAAATGGTGAAAAAATGTTTAGGTTTGGCTGTTTGCATCAAGGACATCATCATCATTTTATTTGTACCAGTTGCGGTATGACGAAAAATATCGAAATGTGTCCAATGGATTTTTTTGAAGAACAGCTAACAGGATGCGAAATTGATTCTCACCGTTTTGAAATTTTTGGTAAATGTGAGAATTGTGTAAAAAATTAA
- a CDS encoding RDD family protein, whose product MNTPESNEKGNTKELNIDELKKALAKEEAENMRKRRLQKLDERQENKVNEEKEQERKPASKKIQSTPRTPEELRRARRLYWQEKQEQEQAEKTPYHRYPQFFYAGFWIRFFAYLTDLIVINSLTRLILTPFFLLMHLPITTELFSAFSLSKLALYLMYFILLTKFTNGQTIGKMIFGLRVVCFKEEKLSWLTVLIREGFGRYILKTISILYLVILFTERNQQIADILSDTTVISEKVLAASKWNQLSTAFTE is encoded by the coding sequence ATGAACACACCTGAATCAAATGAAAAAGGCAACACAAAAGAATTGAATATTGATGAGTTAAAAAAAGCATTGGCTAAAGAGGAAGCAGAAAATATGCGTAAACGACGCCTGCAGAAGTTGGATGAGCGGCAAGAGAACAAAGTAAATGAAGAGAAGGAGCAAGAACGAAAACCAGCTTCTAAAAAAATACAAAGTACTCCAAGGACACCTGAAGAGTTGCGTAGAGCACGCAGGCTTTATTGGCAAGAAAAGCAAGAACAAGAACAAGCAGAAAAAACACCTTATCACCGGTATCCCCAATTTTTTTATGCTGGTTTTTGGATTCGGTTCTTTGCCTATTTAACTGATTTAATTGTCATTAACAGTCTCACTCGTTTAATTCTAACTCCATTTTTCTTATTGATGCACCTACCAATCACAACAGAGCTATTTTCTGCTTTTTCATTAAGTAAGTTAGCCTTGTATTTAATGTATTTTATTTTATTGACTAAATTCACAAATGGACAAACGATTGGCAAAATGATTTTTGGATTACGTGTAGTTTGTTTTAAAGAAGAAAAATTAAGTTGGCTGACTGTTCTTATTCGTGAAGGTTTTGGCCGTTATATCTTAAAGACAATCAGTATTTTGTATTTAGTCATTCTTTTTACAGAGCGCAATCAACAAATAGCAGATATCCTAAGTGACACAACGGTTATATCTGAAAAAGTTTTAGCTGCAAGTAAATGGAACCAGTTGTCTACGGCGTTTACTGAATAA
- a CDS encoding deoxyribonuclease IV, with protein sequence MVLLGSHVSMSGKKMLLGSAEEAAGYNSSTFMIYTGAPQNTRRKAIEEMNIEAGTAHMKEKNLSNIVVHAPYIINLGNTLKPENFAFGIEFLKAEIIRAEALGARQITMHPGAHVGEGAQLAIAQIIKGLNEVLHKDQVAQIALETMAGKGTEVGRTFEELAEIINGVTLNEKLSVTMDTCHIHDAGYNVKEDFDGVLEEFDHVVGLERLKVIHVNDSKNPQGSHKDRHANIGFGTIGFDALNAVVHHPSLKDLPKILETPYVGEDKKNKKAPYGYEIDMLKKQQFNPDLLENIANQTGY encoded by the coding sequence ATGGTATTATTAGGATCACACGTATCAATGAGCGGAAAGAAAATGCTGTTAGGATCAGCAGAGGAAGCTGCAGGCTATAATTCTAGCACTTTTATGATTTATACAGGAGCACCGCAAAATACAAGGCGAAAAGCCATTGAAGAAATGAATATTGAAGCTGGAACAGCCCATATGAAAGAAAAAAACTTGTCTAATATTGTGGTTCACGCTCCTTATATCATTAATTTGGGAAATACATTAAAACCAGAAAATTTTGCCTTCGGAATTGAATTTCTAAAAGCTGAAATTATACGGGCAGAAGCTTTGGGAGCTAGACAAATAACCATGCACCCTGGCGCACATGTTGGCGAAGGAGCTCAATTAGCGATTGCTCAAATCATTAAAGGGCTAAATGAAGTGCTGCATAAAGATCAAGTGGCCCAAATTGCTTTAGAGACTATGGCAGGAAAAGGAACAGAAGTTGGCAGAACTTTCGAGGAATTAGCTGAAATCATAAATGGTGTTACATTAAATGAAAAACTGTCTGTGACAATGGATACGTGCCATATTCATGATGCTGGGTACAATGTGAAAGAAGATTTTGACGGTGTATTAGAAGAATTTGACCATGTTGTCGGCCTTGAACGTTTAAAAGTCATCCATGTCAATGATTCAAAAAATCCTCAAGGCAGCCATAAAGACCGTCATGCTAACATTGGATTTGGAACAATCGGTTTTGATGCTTTAAATGCAGTCGTTCATCATCCAAGTTTGAAAGACTTGCCAAAAATTTTAGAAACGCCTTATGTAGGAGAAGACAAAAAGAACAAAAAAGCTCCTTACGGTTATGAAATCGATATGCTGAAAAAACAACAGTTTAATCCTGATTTATTAGAAAATATTGCCAACCAAACAGGCTATTAA
- a CDS encoding PhoH family protein, with protein sequence MTNETNETYDFELKKINNANNLFGSQDKHLKLLEDSLNVVINSRGTRMEVIGSEKQAQTVEKIFNQLQELIDRGIPINQTDVISAIKMARNGTLDYFVSMYEEEIGKTYDGKPIRAKNFGQRQYVQSVKKHDIVFGIGPAGTGKTYLAVVMAIAALKKGEVKKIILTRPAVEAGENLGFLPGDLKEKVDPYLRPIYDALYNLFGLEHTNRLMDRGVIEIAPLAYMRGRTLDDSFVILDEAQNTTVSQMKMFLTRLGFGSKMIVNGDVTQIDLPRGAASGLIHAKTVLSSVKDIDFVYFDSQDVVRHPVVASIIEAYDAEKQEALTDQKKMHNNK encoded by the coding sequence TTGACCAATGAAACGAATGAAACGTATGATTTTGAATTAAAAAAAATAAACAATGCCAATAATTTATTTGGCAGTCAAGATAAACATTTGAAACTACTTGAAGATTCTTTGAATGTCGTCATTAATAGCCGTGGAACCCGTATGGAAGTTATCGGTTCTGAAAAGCAGGCTCAAACAGTAGAAAAAATATTTAATCAATTACAAGAATTAATAGACCGGGGTATTCCAATTAATCAAACAGATGTCATATCTGCTATTAAAATGGCTCGAAATGGAACATTGGATTATTTTGTCAGTATGTATGAAGAAGAGATTGGAAAAACGTATGATGGAAAACCTATTCGCGCCAAGAATTTTGGCCAGCGTCAGTATGTCCAATCCGTTAAAAAGCACGATATTGTCTTTGGAATTGGACCTGCCGGAACGGGTAAAACTTATTTAGCCGTAGTTATGGCCATTGCAGCTTTAAAAAAAGGAGAAGTTAAAAAAATTATTTTAACTCGTCCAGCTGTTGAAGCAGGAGAAAACTTGGGCTTTTTACCAGGTGATTTAAAAGAAAAAGTTGATCCTTATTTGAGACCTATCTACGATGCCCTATATAATCTTTTTGGGTTAGAGCATACCAATCGATTAATGGACCGTGGAGTAATAGAAATAGCTCCACTTGCTTACATGCGTGGACGAACATTGGATGATTCTTTTGTTATTTTAGATGAAGCTCAAAATACAACCGTGTCTCAAATGAAAATGTTTCTGACTCGATTAGGATTTGGTTCAAAAATGATTGTCAATGGTGATGTAACTCAAATTGATTTGCCTCGAGGAGCTGCAAGCGGATTAATTCATGCTAAAACGGTGTTGAGCTCAGTTAAAGACATTGATTTTGTTTATTTTGATTCCCAAGATGTTGTTAGACACCCTGTTGTGGCAAGTATTATCGAAGCTTATGATGCGGAGAAGCAAGAAGCGTTAACAGATCAAAAAAAAATGCACAACAACAAATAA
- the sppA gene encoding signal peptide peptidase SppA — MTTKRWTAIGLAIGLFILSFVISGMAAKVAQTDKAENIFSDATNRLLGQSELIETVVTTGDEANRVALLTVDGTILAGQSSGLWSTTGYDHNFFLEQLEAVKADKSVKAILLSINSPGGGTYESAQIKDSLLELKETTDKPIYVSMGNLAASGGYYIAAPADKIFAAEETLTGSIGVIMSSTNLSELYEKLGIEDTTIKSGRFKDIGSNSRPMTEADQEILQKMVDSSYDRFVKVVAEGRKMNEKQVRELADGRIYDGAQALEAGLVDEIGYQEDALEALQEDYQLKNAEVFQYSTGTIPFSSLMFSKASQLFSSKNASAELVEQITSQFGTSAAPKMLYLYGGE; from the coding sequence ATGACAACCAAAAGATGGACGGCTATTGGATTAGCCATTGGACTTTTTATATTATCTTTTGTTATCAGCGGTATGGCTGCCAAAGTGGCTCAAACCGACAAAGCAGAAAACATATTTAGTGATGCCACAAACAGATTACTTGGGCAATCAGAATTAATAGAAACTGTGGTCACTACTGGCGATGAAGCTAATCGAGTAGCCCTTCTAACAGTTGACGGTACTATTTTGGCGGGTCAATCATCTGGTTTATGGAGCACAACCGGATATGATCATAACTTTTTTCTAGAACAATTGGAAGCGGTAAAAGCAGATAAATCGGTTAAAGCCATTTTATTATCGATCAATTCACCAGGAGGAGGCACTTATGAAAGCGCCCAAATAAAAGACAGTTTATTAGAATTGAAAGAAACTACCGATAAACCAATTTATGTTTCAATGGGCAATCTTGCTGCAAGCGGCGGCTATTATATTGCAGCTCCTGCAGACAAAATATTTGCTGCTGAAGAAACATTGACAGGTTCTATCGGAGTTATTATGTCTAGCACCAACTTAAGTGAACTATATGAAAAGTTAGGAATTGAAGATACAACGATCAAAAGCGGTCGATTTAAAGATATTGGTTCTAACAGTAGGCCGATGACGGAAGCGGACCAAGAAATTTTACAAAAAATGGTAGATAGTTCATATGATCGATTTGTCAAAGTGGTAGCAGAAGGAAGAAAAATGAACGAGAAACAGGTACGCGAATTAGCTGACGGACGTATCTATGACGGAGCTCAGGCTCTAGAAGCAGGTTTAGTTGATGAAATAGGTTACCAAGAAGATGCTTTGGAGGCTTTACAAGAAGATTATCAATTAAAAAACGCAGAAGTATTTCAGTATTCTACAGGAACTATTCCTTTTAGTTCGTTGATGTTTTCGAAAGCAAGTCAGCTCTTTTCTTCAAAAAATGCATCAGCTGAACTGGTAGAACAAATCACGTCTCAGTTTGGAACTTCTGCAGCACCAAAGATGCTGTATCTATATGGGGGTGAATAA
- the aspS gene encoding aspartate--tRNA ligase, whose translation MAKRTEYCGKISKDLLGQEVVLKGWVQKRRDLGDLIFIDLRDREGIVQIVFNASFSKEALEIAESVRNEYVLEIKGTVVERAENVVNKNISTGEIEIEAKEIKILNKSKTTPFYIEDQVAVSDDKRLEYRYLDLRRPEMTKNIILRHKITQSVRNYLDNGGFIDIETPYLTKSTPEGARDYLVPSRVHPAHFYALPQSPQLFKQLLMGAGFDRYYQIVRCFRDEDLRGDRQPEFTQIDIETSFLEPDEIQSFTENLLAKVLKETKGVEIPVPFPQMGYDEAMSRFGSDKPDIRFGLELVQLNEVVKDSDFKVFSDAIAKGGEVKAINVKGAAEHYSRKEIDALGEFVAIYGAKGLAWLKVDETGLKGPIAKFFKEDAEKLIEQLTAEPGDLLLFVADKKSVVADALGALRSKLGKELNLIDESVYAFLWIVDWPLLEYDEEADRFTAAHHPFTMPRESDIDLLETAPEKVRAQAYDIVLNGYELGGGSLRIHTREVQEKMFAALGFSKEDAQVQFGFLLEALEYGFPPHGGIALGLDRFAMLLAGEENIREVIAFPKNGRAADPLTKAPSLVSDAQLAELSITTTTKEE comes from the coding sequence ATGGCAAAACGCACTGAATACTGTGGAAAGATTTCAAAAGATTTATTAGGCCAAGAAGTTGTTTTGAAAGGCTGGGTACAAAAAAGACGGGACTTAGGAGATTTGATTTTTATTGATTTACGCGATCGAGAAGGAATCGTACAAATCGTCTTTAATGCTTCTTTTTCAAAAGAAGCATTAGAAATTGCAGAATCTGTCAGAAATGAATATGTATTAGAAATTAAGGGAACTGTAGTCGAACGTGCTGAAAATGTAGTCAATAAAAACATTTCAACCGGAGAAATAGAAATTGAAGCAAAAGAAATCAAGATTTTAAATAAATCTAAAACTACTCCATTCTATATCGAAGACCAAGTAGCTGTCTCAGATGATAAGAGATTGGAATACAGGTATTTAGATTTACGACGTCCTGAAATGACAAAAAACATTATTTTGCGTCATAAAATAACACAGTCGGTTAGAAATTATTTAGATAATGGTGGTTTTATTGATATTGAAACGCCTTATTTAACTAAATCGACCCCTGAAGGAGCTCGTGATTATTTAGTTCCTTCTCGTGTACATCCTGCTCATTTTTACGCTTTACCACAATCTCCTCAGTTATTTAAACAATTATTGATGGGAGCTGGGTTTGACCGTTATTATCAAATAGTTCGTTGTTTCCGGGATGAAGATTTGCGTGGAGACCGCCAACCAGAATTTACACAAATTGATATTGAAACAAGTTTTTTAGAACCCGATGAAATCCAAAGCTTTACGGAGAATTTATTAGCTAAAGTTTTAAAGGAAACGAAAGGTGTAGAGATACCCGTACCTTTCCCACAAATGGGATATGATGAAGCGATGAGTCGTTTTGGCAGTGACAAACCGGACATTCGTTTTGGATTGGAACTTGTTCAGTTAAATGAAGTTGTCAAAGATTCTGATTTTAAAGTCTTTAGCGATGCAATTGCTAAAGGAGGAGAAGTTAAAGCCATTAATGTGAAAGGAGCAGCAGAACACTATTCGCGTAAAGAGATTGATGCATTAGGCGAATTTGTTGCTATCTATGGCGCTAAAGGGTTGGCTTGGTTAAAGGTGGATGAAACCGGACTGAAAGGGCCGATAGCTAAATTCTTTAAAGAAGATGCTGAAAAACTGATCGAACAGTTAACTGCCGAACCTGGCGACTTATTATTGTTTGTAGCGGATAAAAAATCTGTTGTAGCAGATGCACTCGGAGCACTTCGTTCTAAGTTAGGAAAAGAATTGAACCTTATTGATGAGTCGGTTTATGCGTTCTTATGGATTGTGGACTGGCCATTGCTAGAATATGACGAAGAAGCTGATCGCTTTACTGCAGCGCATCATCCATTTACGATGCCTAGAGAATCGGATATTGATTTATTAGAAACAGCTCCTGAAAAGGTACGTGCACAAGCATATGACATTGTGTTGAATGGCTATGAGCTGGGTGGAGGTTCACTTCGGATCCATACTCGTGAAGTACAAGAAAAAATGTTCGCAGCATTAGGATTTTCAAAAGAAGATGCGCAAGTGCAATTTGGTTTCTTACTAGAAGCATTAGAGTACGGTTTCCCGCCACATGGAGGTATTGCATTAGGCTTAGACCGTTTTGCCATGTTACTAGCTGGCGAAGAAAATATTCGTGAAGTTATTGCTTTCCCTAAAAATGGCCGTGCAGCTGATCCATTAACTAAAGCTCCTAGCTTAGTAAGCGATGCACAATTAGCTGAGTTATCGATTACTACAACGACTAAAGAAGAATAA